The Pan paniscus chromosome 1, NHGRI_mPanPan1-v2.0_pri, whole genome shotgun sequence genome has a segment encoding these proteins:
- the PRG4 gene encoding proteoglycan 4 isoform X2, whose amino-acid sequence MAWKTLPIYLLLLLSVFVIQQVSSQELSCKGRCFESFERGRECDCDAQCKKYDKCCPDYESFCAEVHNPTSPPSSKKAPPPSGASQTIKSTTKRSPKPPNKKKTKKVIESEEITEEHSVSENQESSSSSSSSSSSTIRKIKSSKNSAANRELQKKLKVKDNKKNRTKKKTTPKPLVVDEAGSGLDNGDFKVTTPDTSTTQHNKVTTSPKITTAKPINPRPSLPPNSDTSKETSLTVNKEITVETKETTTTNKQTSTDGKEKTTSAKETQSIEKTSAKDLAPTSKVLAKPTPKAETTTKGPALTTPKEPTPTTPKEPASTTPKEPTATTIKSAPTTPKEPAPTTPKEPAPTTPKEPAPTTTKSAPTTPMEPAPTTPKEPAPTTTKSAPTTPMEPAPTTPKKPAPTTPKEPAPTTPKEPAPTTPKEPAPTTTKSAPTTPKEPAPTTPKKPAPTTPKEPAPTTPKEPAPTTPKEPSSTTTKEPAPTTPKEPAPTTPKKPAPTTPKEPAPTTPKEPAPTTTKSAPTTPKEPAPTAPKKPAPTTPKEPAPTTPKEPAPTTTKSAPTTPKEPSPTTTKEPAPTTPKEPAPTTPKEPAPTTPKETAPTTPKEPAPTTTKKPAPTTPKEPAPTTPKETAPTTPEKLTPTTPEKLTPTTPEEPAPTTPEEPAPTTPKTAAPNTPKEPAPTTPKEPAPTTPKETAPTTPKGTAPTTLKEPAPTTPKKPAPKELAPTTTKEPTSTTSDKPAPTTPKETAPTTPEETAPTTPKGTAPTTPKGTAPTTPKGTAPTTPKGTAPTTPKGTAPTTPKETASTTPKGTALTTLKEPAPTTPKKPAPKELAPTTTKKPTSTTSDKPAPTIPKETAPTIPKEPAPTTPKKPAPTTPETPPPTTSEVSTPTTTKEPTTIHKSPDESTPELSAEPTPKALENSPKEPGVPTTKTPAATKPEMTTTAKDKTTERDLRTTPETTTAAPKMTKETATTTEKTTESKITTTTTQVTSTTTQDTTPFKITTLKTTTLAPKVTTTTKKTITTTEIMNKPEETAKPKDRATNSKVTTPKPQKPTKAPKKPTSTKKPKTMPRVRKPKTTPTPRKMTSTMPELNPTSRVAEAMLQTTTRPNQTPNSKLVEVNPKSEDAGGAEGETPHMLLRPHVFMPEVTPDMDYLPRVPNQGIIINPMLFDETNICNGKPVDGLTTLRNGTLVAFRGHYFWMLSPFSPPSPARRITEVWGIPSPIDTVFTRCNCEGKTFFFKDSQYWRFTNDIKDAGYPKPIFKGFGGLTGQIVAALSTAKYKNWPESVYFFKRGGSIQQYIYKQEPVQKCPGRRPALNYPVYGETTQVRRRRFERAIGPSQTHTIRIHYSPARLAYQDKGVLHNEVKVSILWRGLPNVVTSAISLPNIRKPDGYDYYAFSKDQYYNIDVPSRTARAITTRSGQTLSKVWYNCP is encoded by the exons ATGGCATGGAAAACACTTCCCATTTACCTGTTGTTGCTGCTGTCTGTTTTCGTGATTCAGCAAGTTTCATCTCAAG AGCTTTCCTGTAAAGGCCGCTGCTTTGAGTCCTTcgagagagggagggagtgtgACTGCGACGCCCAATGTAAGAAGTATGACAAGTGCTGTCCTGATTATGAGAGTTTCTGTGCAGAAG TGCATAATCCCACATCACCACCATCTTCAAAGAAAGCACCTCCACCTTCAGGAGCATCTCAAACCATCAAATCAACAACCAAACGTTCACCCAAACCACCAAACAAGAAGAAGACTAAGAAAGTTATAGAATCAGAGGAAATAACAGAAG AACATTCTGTTTCTGAAAATCAagagtcctcctcctcctcctcttcctcttcttcttcaacAATTCGGAAAATCAAGTCTTCCAAAAATTCAGCTGCTAATAGAGAATTACAGAAGAAACTCAAAG TAAAAGATAACAAGAAGaacagaactaaaaagaaaactaccCCCAAACCACTAGTtgtagatgaagctggaagtggATTGGACAATGGTGACTTCAAGGTCACAACTCCTGACACGTCTACCACCCAACACAATAAAGTCACCACATCTCCCAAGATCACAACAGCAAAACCAATAAATCCCAGACCCAGTCTTCCACCTAATTCTGATACATCTAAAGAGACGTCTTTGACAGTGAATAAAGAGATAACAGTTGAAACTAAAGAAACTACTACAACAAATAAACAGACTTCAACTGATGGAAAAGAGAAGACTACTTCCGCTAAAGAgacacaaagtatagagaaaacaTCTGCTAAAGATTTAGCACCCACATCTAAAGTGCTGGCTAAACCTACACCCAAAGCTGAAACTACAACCAAAGGCCCTGCTCTCACCACTCCCAAGGAGCCCACGCCCACCACTCCCAAGGAGCCTGCATCTACCACGCCCAAAGAGCCCACAGCCACCACCATCAAGTCTGCACCCACCACCCCCAAGGAGCCTGCACCCACCACCCCCAAGGAGCCTGCACCCACCACTCCCAAGGAGcctgcacccaccaccaccaagtCTGCACCCACCACTCCCATGGAGCCTGCACCCACCACTCCCAAGGAGcctgcacccaccaccaccaagtCTGCACCCACCACTCCCATGGAGCCTGCACCCACCACCCCCAAGAAGCCTGCCCCAACTACCCCCAAGGAGCCTGCACCCACCACTCCCAAGGAGCCTGCACCCACCACTCCCAAGGAGcctgcacccaccaccaccaagtCTGCACCCACCACTCCCAAGGAGCCTGCACCCACCACCCCCAAGAAGCCTGCCCCAACTACCCCCAAGGAGCCTGCACCCACCACTCCCAAGGAGCCTGCACCCACCACTCCCAAGGAGCCTTCATCCACCACCACCAAGGAGCCTGCACCCACCACTCCCAAAGAGCCTGCACCCACCACCCCCAAGAAGCCTGCCCCAACTACCCCCAAGGAGCCTGCACCCACCACTCCCAAGGAGcctgcacccaccaccaccaagtCTGCACCCACCACTCCCAAAGAGCCTGCACCCACCGCCCCCAAGAAGCCTGCCCCAACTACCCCCAAGGAGCCTGCACCCACCACTCCCAAGGAGcctgcacccaccaccaccaagtCTGCACCCACCACTCCCAAGGAGCCTTCACCCACCACCACCAAGGAGCCTGCACCCACCACTCCCAAGGAGCCTGCACCCACCACCCCCAAGGAGCCTGCCCCAACTACCCCCAAGGAGACTGCACCCACCACTCCCAAGGAAcctgcacccaccaccaccaagaaGCCTGCACCCACCACTCCCAAAGAGCCTGCCCCAACTACCCCCAAGGAGACTGCACCCACCACCCCCGAGAAGCTCACACCCACCACCCCCGAGAAGCTCACACCCACCACCCCTGAGGAGCCCGCACCCACCACCCCTGAGGAGCCCGCTCCCACCACTCCCAAGACAGCAGCTCCCAACACCCCTAAGGAGCCTGCTCCAACTACCCCTAAGGAGCCTGCTCCAACTACCCCTAAGGAGACTGCTCCAACTACCCCTAAAGGGACTGCTCCAACTACCCTCAAGGAACCTGCACCCACTACTCCCAAGAAGCCTGCCCCCAAGGAGcttgcacccaccaccaccaaggAGCCCACATCCACCACCTCTGACAAGCCCGCTCCAACTACCCCTAAGGAGACTGCTCCAACTACCCCTGAGGAGACTGCTCCAACTACCCCTAAGGGGACTGCTCCAACTACCCCTAAGGGGACTGCTCCAACTACCCCTAAGGGGACTGCTCCAACTACCCCTAAGGGGACTGCTCCAACTACCCCTAAGGGGACTGCTCCAACTACCCCTAAGGAGACTGCTTCAACTACCCCTAAGGGGACTGCTCTAACTACCCTCAAGGAACCTGCACCCACTACTCCCAAGAAGCCTGCCCCCAAGGAGcttgcacccaccaccaccaagaaGCCCACATCTACCACCTCTGACAAGCCTGCTCCAACTATACCTAAGGAGACTGCTCCAACTATCCCCAAGGAGCCTGCACCCACTACCCCCAAGAAGCCTGCTCCAACTACTCCTGAGACACCTCCTCCTACCACTTCAGAGGTCTCTACTCCAACTACCACCAAGGAGCCTACCACTATCCACAAAAGCCCTGATGAATCAACTCCTGAGCTTTCTGCAGAACCCACACCAAAAGCTCTTGAAAACAGTCCCAAGGAACCTGGTGTACCTACAACTAAGACTCCTGCAGCAACTAAACCTGAAATGACTACAACAGCTAAAGACAAGACAACAGAAAGAGACTTACGTACTACACCTGAAACTACAACTGCTGCACCTAAGATGACAAAAGAGACAGCAACTACAACAGAAAAAACTACCGAATCCAAAATAACAACTACAACCACACAAGTAACATCTACCACAACTCAAGATACCACACCATTCAAAATTACTACTCTTAAAACAACTACTCTTGCACCCAAAGTAACTActacaacaaaaaagacaattaCTACCACTGAGATTATGAACAAACCTGAAGAAACAGCTAAACCAAAAGACAGAGCTACTAATTCTAAAGTGACAACTCCTAAACCTCAAAAGCCAACCAAAGCACCCAAAAAACCCACTTCTaccaaaaagccaaaaacaatGCCTAGAGTGAGAAAACCAAAGACGACACCAACTCCCCGCAAGATGACATCAACAATGCCAGAATTGAACCCTACCTCAAGAGTAGCAGAAGCCATGCTCCAAACCACCACCAGACCTAACCAAACTCCAAACTCCAAACTAGTTGAAGTAAATCCAAAGAGTGAAGATGCAGGTGGTGCTGAAGGAGAAACACCTCATATGCTTCTCAGGCCCCATGTGTTCATGCCTGAAGTTACTCCTGACATGGATTACTTACCGAGAGTACCCAATCAAGGCATTATCATCAATCCCATGCTTTTCG atGAGACCAATATATGCAATGGTAAGCCAGTAGATGGACTGACTACTTTGCGCAATGGGACATTAGTTGCATTCCGAG GTCATTATTTCTGGATGCTAAGTCCATTCAGTCCACCATCTCCAGCTCGCAGAATTACTGAAGTTTGGGGTATTCCTTCCCCCATTGATACTGTTTTTACTAGGTGCAACTGTGAAGGAAAAACTTTCTTCTTTAAG GATTCTCAGTACTGGCGTTTTACCAATGATATAAAAGATGCAGGGTACCCCAAACCAATTTTCAAAGGATTTGGAGGACTAACTGGACAAATAGTGGCAGCGCTTTCAACAGCTAAATACAAGAACTGGCCTGAATCTGTGTATTTTTTCAAGAGAG GTGGCAGCATTCAGCAGTATATTTATAAACAGGAACCTGTACAGAAGTGCCCTGGAAGAAGGCCTGCTCTAAATTATCCAGTGTATGGAGAAACGACACAGGTTAGGAGACGTCGCTTTGAACGTGCTATAGGACCTTCTCAAACACACACCATCAGAATTCATTATTCACCTGCCAGACTGGCTTATCAAGACAAAG GTGTCCTTCATAATGAAGTTAAAGTGAGTATACTGTGGAGAGGACTTCCAAATGTGGTTACCTCAGCTATATCACTGCCCAACATCAGAAAACCTGACGGCTATGATTACTATGCCTTTTCTAAAG ATCAATACTATAACATTGATGTGCCTAGTAGAACAGCAAGAGCAATTACTACTCGTTCTGGGCAGACCTTATCCAAAGTCTGGTACAACTGTCCTTAG
- the PRG4 gene encoding proteoglycan 4 isoform X1 gives MAWKTLPIYLLLLLSVFVIQQVSSQDLSSCAGRCGEGYSRDATCNCDYNCQHYMECCPDFKRVCTAELSCKGRCFESFERGRECDCDAQCKKYDKCCPDYESFCAEVHNPTSPPSSKKAPPPSGASQTIKSTTKRSPKPPNKKKTKKVIESEEITEEHSVSENQESSSSSSSSSSSTIRKIKSSKNSAANRELQKKLKVKDNKKNRTKKKTTPKPLVVDEAGSGLDNGDFKVTTPDTSTTQHNKVTTSPKITTAKPINPRPSLPPNSDTSKETSLTVNKEITVETKETTTTNKQTSTDGKEKTTSAKETQSIEKTSAKDLAPTSKVLAKPTPKAETTTKGPALTTPKEPTPTTPKEPASTTPKEPTATTIKSAPTTPKEPAPTTPKEPAPTTPKEPAPTTTKSAPTTPMEPAPTTPKEPAPTTTKSAPTTPMEPAPTTPKKPAPTTPKEPAPTTPKEPAPTTPKEPAPTTTKSAPTTPKEPAPTTPKKPAPTTPKEPAPTTPKEPAPTTPKEPSSTTTKEPAPTTPKEPAPTTPKKPAPTTPKEPAPTTPKEPAPTTTKSAPTTPKEPAPTAPKKPAPTTPKEPAPTTPKEPAPTTTKSAPTTPKEPSPTTTKEPAPTTPKEPAPTTPKEPAPTTPKETAPTTPKEPAPTTTKKPAPTTPKEPAPTTPKETAPTTPEKLTPTTPEKLTPTTPEEPAPTTPEEPAPTTPKTAAPNTPKEPAPTTPKEPAPTTPKETAPTTPKGTAPTTLKEPAPTTPKKPAPKELAPTTTKEPTSTTSDKPAPTTPKETAPTTPEETAPTTPKGTAPTTPKGTAPTTPKGTAPTTPKGTAPTTPKGTAPTTPKETASTTPKGTALTTLKEPAPTTPKKPAPKELAPTTTKKPTSTTSDKPAPTIPKETAPTIPKEPAPTTPKKPAPTTPETPPPTTSEVSTPTTTKEPTTIHKSPDESTPELSAEPTPKALENSPKEPGVPTTKTPAATKPEMTTTAKDKTTERDLRTTPETTTAAPKMTKETATTTEKTTESKITTTTTQVTSTTTQDTTPFKITTLKTTTLAPKVTTTTKKTITTTEIMNKPEETAKPKDRATNSKVTTPKPQKPTKAPKKPTSTKKPKTMPRVRKPKTTPTPRKMTSTMPELNPTSRVAEAMLQTTTRPNQTPNSKLVEVNPKSEDAGGAEGETPHMLLRPHVFMPEVTPDMDYLPRVPNQGIIINPMLFDETNICNGKPVDGLTTLRNGTLVAFRGHYFWMLSPFSPPSPARRITEVWGIPSPIDTVFTRCNCEGKTFFFKDSQYWRFTNDIKDAGYPKPIFKGFGGLTGQIVAALSTAKYKNWPESVYFFKRGGSIQQYIYKQEPVQKCPGRRPALNYPVYGETTQVRRRRFERAIGPSQTHTIRIHYSPARLAYQDKGVLHNEVKVSILWRGLPNVVTSAISLPNIRKPDGYDYYAFSKDQYYNIDVPSRTARAITTRSGQTLSKVWYNCP, from the exons ATGGCATGGAAAACACTTCCCATTTACCTGTTGTTGCTGCTGTCTGTTTTCGTGATTCAGCAAGTTTCATCTCAAG atttatcaaGCTGTGCAGGGAGATGTGGGGAAGGGTATTCTAGAGATGCCACCTGCAACTGTGATTATAACTGTCAACACTACATGGAGTGCTGCCCTGATTTCAAGAGAGTCTGCACTGCGG AGCTTTCCTGTAAAGGCCGCTGCTTTGAGTCCTTcgagagagggagggagtgtgACTGCGACGCCCAATGTAAGAAGTATGACAAGTGCTGTCCTGATTATGAGAGTTTCTGTGCAGAAG TGCATAATCCCACATCACCACCATCTTCAAAGAAAGCACCTCCACCTTCAGGAGCATCTCAAACCATCAAATCAACAACCAAACGTTCACCCAAACCACCAAACAAGAAGAAGACTAAGAAAGTTATAGAATCAGAGGAAATAACAGAAG AACATTCTGTTTCTGAAAATCAagagtcctcctcctcctcctcttcctcttcttcttcaacAATTCGGAAAATCAAGTCTTCCAAAAATTCAGCTGCTAATAGAGAATTACAGAAGAAACTCAAAG TAAAAGATAACAAGAAGaacagaactaaaaagaaaactaccCCCAAACCACTAGTtgtagatgaagctggaagtggATTGGACAATGGTGACTTCAAGGTCACAACTCCTGACACGTCTACCACCCAACACAATAAAGTCACCACATCTCCCAAGATCACAACAGCAAAACCAATAAATCCCAGACCCAGTCTTCCACCTAATTCTGATACATCTAAAGAGACGTCTTTGACAGTGAATAAAGAGATAACAGTTGAAACTAAAGAAACTACTACAACAAATAAACAGACTTCAACTGATGGAAAAGAGAAGACTACTTCCGCTAAAGAgacacaaagtatagagaaaacaTCTGCTAAAGATTTAGCACCCACATCTAAAGTGCTGGCTAAACCTACACCCAAAGCTGAAACTACAACCAAAGGCCCTGCTCTCACCACTCCCAAGGAGCCCACGCCCACCACTCCCAAGGAGCCTGCATCTACCACGCCCAAAGAGCCCACAGCCACCACCATCAAGTCTGCACCCACCACCCCCAAGGAGCCTGCACCCACCACCCCCAAGGAGCCTGCACCCACCACTCCCAAGGAGcctgcacccaccaccaccaagtCTGCACCCACCACTCCCATGGAGCCTGCACCCACCACTCCCAAGGAGcctgcacccaccaccaccaagtCTGCACCCACCACTCCCATGGAGCCTGCACCCACCACCCCCAAGAAGCCTGCCCCAACTACCCCCAAGGAGCCTGCACCCACCACTCCCAAGGAGCCTGCACCCACCACTCCCAAGGAGcctgcacccaccaccaccaagtCTGCACCCACCACTCCCAAGGAGCCTGCACCCACCACCCCCAAGAAGCCTGCCCCAACTACCCCCAAGGAGCCTGCACCCACCACTCCCAAGGAGCCTGCACCCACCACTCCCAAGGAGCCTTCATCCACCACCACCAAGGAGCCTGCACCCACCACTCCCAAAGAGCCTGCACCCACCACCCCCAAGAAGCCTGCCCCAACTACCCCCAAGGAGCCTGCACCCACCACTCCCAAGGAGcctgcacccaccaccaccaagtCTGCACCCACCACTCCCAAAGAGCCTGCACCCACCGCCCCCAAGAAGCCTGCCCCAACTACCCCCAAGGAGCCTGCACCCACCACTCCCAAGGAGcctgcacccaccaccaccaagtCTGCACCCACCACTCCCAAGGAGCCTTCACCCACCACCACCAAGGAGCCTGCACCCACCACTCCCAAGGAGCCTGCACCCACCACCCCCAAGGAGCCTGCCCCAACTACCCCCAAGGAGACTGCACCCACCACTCCCAAGGAAcctgcacccaccaccaccaagaaGCCTGCACCCACCACTCCCAAAGAGCCTGCCCCAACTACCCCCAAGGAGACTGCACCCACCACCCCCGAGAAGCTCACACCCACCACCCCCGAGAAGCTCACACCCACCACCCCTGAGGAGCCCGCACCCACCACCCCTGAGGAGCCCGCTCCCACCACTCCCAAGACAGCAGCTCCCAACACCCCTAAGGAGCCTGCTCCAACTACCCCTAAGGAGCCTGCTCCAACTACCCCTAAGGAGACTGCTCCAACTACCCCTAAAGGGACTGCTCCAACTACCCTCAAGGAACCTGCACCCACTACTCCCAAGAAGCCTGCCCCCAAGGAGcttgcacccaccaccaccaaggAGCCCACATCCACCACCTCTGACAAGCCCGCTCCAACTACCCCTAAGGAGACTGCTCCAACTACCCCTGAGGAGACTGCTCCAACTACCCCTAAGGGGACTGCTCCAACTACCCCTAAGGGGACTGCTCCAACTACCCCTAAGGGGACTGCTCCAACTACCCCTAAGGGGACTGCTCCAACTACCCCTAAGGGGACTGCTCCAACTACCCCTAAGGAGACTGCTTCAACTACCCCTAAGGGGACTGCTCTAACTACCCTCAAGGAACCTGCACCCACTACTCCCAAGAAGCCTGCCCCCAAGGAGcttgcacccaccaccaccaagaaGCCCACATCTACCACCTCTGACAAGCCTGCTCCAACTATACCTAAGGAGACTGCTCCAACTATCCCCAAGGAGCCTGCACCCACTACCCCCAAGAAGCCTGCTCCAACTACTCCTGAGACACCTCCTCCTACCACTTCAGAGGTCTCTACTCCAACTACCACCAAGGAGCCTACCACTATCCACAAAAGCCCTGATGAATCAACTCCTGAGCTTTCTGCAGAACCCACACCAAAAGCTCTTGAAAACAGTCCCAAGGAACCTGGTGTACCTACAACTAAGACTCCTGCAGCAACTAAACCTGAAATGACTACAACAGCTAAAGACAAGACAACAGAAAGAGACTTACGTACTACACCTGAAACTACAACTGCTGCACCTAAGATGACAAAAGAGACAGCAACTACAACAGAAAAAACTACCGAATCCAAAATAACAACTACAACCACACAAGTAACATCTACCACAACTCAAGATACCACACCATTCAAAATTACTACTCTTAAAACAACTACTCTTGCACCCAAAGTAACTActacaacaaaaaagacaattaCTACCACTGAGATTATGAACAAACCTGAAGAAACAGCTAAACCAAAAGACAGAGCTACTAATTCTAAAGTGACAACTCCTAAACCTCAAAAGCCAACCAAAGCACCCAAAAAACCCACTTCTaccaaaaagccaaaaacaatGCCTAGAGTGAGAAAACCAAAGACGACACCAACTCCCCGCAAGATGACATCAACAATGCCAGAATTGAACCCTACCTCAAGAGTAGCAGAAGCCATGCTCCAAACCACCACCAGACCTAACCAAACTCCAAACTCCAAACTAGTTGAAGTAAATCCAAAGAGTGAAGATGCAGGTGGTGCTGAAGGAGAAACACCTCATATGCTTCTCAGGCCCCATGTGTTCATGCCTGAAGTTACTCCTGACATGGATTACTTACCGAGAGTACCCAATCAAGGCATTATCATCAATCCCATGCTTTTCG atGAGACCAATATATGCAATGGTAAGCCAGTAGATGGACTGACTACTTTGCGCAATGGGACATTAGTTGCATTCCGAG GTCATTATTTCTGGATGCTAAGTCCATTCAGTCCACCATCTCCAGCTCGCAGAATTACTGAAGTTTGGGGTATTCCTTCCCCCATTGATACTGTTTTTACTAGGTGCAACTGTGAAGGAAAAACTTTCTTCTTTAAG GATTCTCAGTACTGGCGTTTTACCAATGATATAAAAGATGCAGGGTACCCCAAACCAATTTTCAAAGGATTTGGAGGACTAACTGGACAAATAGTGGCAGCGCTTTCAACAGCTAAATACAAGAACTGGCCTGAATCTGTGTATTTTTTCAAGAGAG GTGGCAGCATTCAGCAGTATATTTATAAACAGGAACCTGTACAGAAGTGCCCTGGAAGAAGGCCTGCTCTAAATTATCCAGTGTATGGAGAAACGACACAGGTTAGGAGACGTCGCTTTGAACGTGCTATAGGACCTTCTCAAACACACACCATCAGAATTCATTATTCACCTGCCAGACTGGCTTATCAAGACAAAG GTGTCCTTCATAATGAAGTTAAAGTGAGTATACTGTGGAGAGGACTTCCAAATGTGGTTACCTCAGCTATATCACTGCCCAACATCAGAAAACCTGACGGCTATGATTACTATGCCTTTTCTAAAG ATCAATACTATAACATTGATGTGCCTAGTAGAACAGCAAGAGCAATTACTACTCGTTCTGGGCAGACCTTATCCAAAGTCTGGTACAACTGTCCTTAG